The nucleotide sequence CCTTCCCGCTAGATGCTTGCGCCTTCGAAGAACTCGATGCGCTCGCCCTGGGCCAGACTGACGATCGCCTTTTTCCACGACCGGGTCTTTCCCTGGAAAGCACCCATTCTCTTCGGCTTGGCGTGAACGGACAGCACGTTCACATTCTGGACCTTCACCTTGAAGATTTCCTCGATGGCCTTCCGGATCTGGATCTTGTTCGCGGAAGGATGCACTTCAAAGGTGTACTTGTTCATCTCCATGAGACGGCTGCTCTTCTCGGTAATAACCGGGCGGATGATGATATCGTGGGCGATGAGGTTCATCCGACATACACCTCCTCGAGCCTGCTGACGACCTCGGGGGTCATCACGAGGGTTCCCGCGTTGAGAAGGTCATACACGTTGATGTTGCCCATGTTGATCACCTTTGCTCCGGGAACGTTCCGGGCGGACTTCGCCACGGACTCGTTGCTCTCGGGAAGGACGATCAGAGGCTTTCTGGCGTTGACCGCCGAAAAGAAGGCGATCATTTCCTTCGTGGAGGGCTTGGAGAGATCGAAAGACTGGACCACGGTCATGAGCTCGTCCCGGACCTTCAGCGAAAGAGCGCTGCGGATCGCAAGACGGCGTACTTTCTTGTTCACCTTCTGGCTGTAATCCCTGGGCTTCGGCGCATGGGTCACGCCGCCGCCGGTCCAGAT is from Aminivibrio pyruvatiphilus and encodes:
- the rplW gene encoding 50S ribosomal protein L23 codes for the protein MNLIAHDIIIRPVITEKSSRLMEMNKYTFEVHPSANKIQIRKAIEEIFKVKVQNVNVLSVHAKPKRMGAFQGKTRSWKKAIVSLAQGERIEFFEGASI
- the rplD gene encoding 50S ribosomal protein L4 codes for the protein MPTLKLVSFQGEQLGEMQLADEVFGAPVHVPAMHQVVVAQLANRRRGTQSAKTRGEVRGGGKKPWRQKKTGRARHGSTRSPIWTGGGVTHAPKPRDYSQKVNKKVRRLAIRSALSLKVRDELMTVVQSFDLSKPSTKEMIAFFSAVNARKPLIVLPESNESVAKSARNVPGAKVINMGNINVYDLLNAGTLVMTPEVVSRLEEVYVG